ACCGGAATCTTCAGGAAATGCGCACCGGCTTGTTGGAAATTGATGGTAGCGCCACTCCAGCCAGACTCCCCGACAGCAACATAATTTCCTGGTTCGATCAGCGCTGTACTCGCCAGGTGAAGCCCCATCATGGTACCTCTTACGATCAGAATGTTGTCCAGGGTGGTGTGCAGGCCGCGGGTTTGGTTAAGGTAATCCGACAGCTCGTGACGGAGCCAGTGGGATCCCCTGGTGTCGCCATACCCTAGTTTCTCATAGATGTTTCCGGTCATGAGCTGTGTTCGGTATGCCCGTGAAAGCTCTTCCAGCGGAGCAATTCTGACGTCCGGAAAACCATCGTCCAGGTGATAAGGAGAATGGATCCTTAATACAGGCCTGTTCAGGAAGTCCGGCGTTTTAAAAGCGAATCCGGCATTGATATTTTGACTTTTCCCCGTTCCTATTTTGTCACCTGCATCGGGCTGGAACCGGGGTATGTGCGACGCAACAAAGGTACCATTCCCGGTTTTGCTTTGCAGCCATCCCTGTGCCAACAGCTCGTCATAGGCGAGTACAACAGTCCTCCTATTGAGATGGAGCAGCTCAGCAAGCTGCCTGCTGCTGGGCAGGCGCTGAGCAGGTAGTAAAATTCCGGTTCGTATGAGTTCACTTATTTGCGTGGCTATCTGAAGGTACAGAGCTTGTTTCGCGGGTTTGTCAAGATGAATCAGCGATGCTAACGCTTGCATATTATTGGTCTATCAGAATTTTAAAAATTGGATCATTTTAGTAATCCAATAAACATAGAATTTTGTAAAAAACAAAAAACTATGACATCCATTCCACCGTACCTGATACCCAGTCGTTCTGCCAAACGTGCGCATTACGATCCGGCTGTTCTTCATTCTATTCTGGACGAAGCCCTGGTGTGTACTATCAGCTATTCTGTTGATAATATGCCATTTATGATCCCTACTGCATTTGTGCGGCATGAAAACAAAATATACATTCACGGATCTGTTGGCAGTCATTTCCTTCGTGAGATTGAAAAAGGAATTCCGGTTTGCATATCTGTAACGCTTATCGACGACCTGGTGGTAGCAAAATCCGCTTTTTCTCACTCGGTCAATTACCGTTCTGTTATTATTTTTTCCAAGGCTGAGAAAATAGAAGATTTCGATCTTAAAACTGCGGCCTTTGAATGGCTTACCGACAAAATGGTTCCGGGGAGCTGGGAGTACCTGCGTCCGATGAAACAAAACGAGGTGAATAAAACGATGGCACTGGCATTTTGTATTGATGAGGCATCTGCCAAGATCCGTACGGGAATGCCAAAGGACGAACCGGAAGATCTGGAGTTGCCGATATGGTCGGGACTTATCCCGGTAAGTGCCAAAAAACAGGCTCCGGTTCCCGATGAGTCAAGCGCAGGCATCCCATTGCCAAAGCACTTGAGGTACTGAATCGTCTTGAAATGCGGTTAATTTAAATCTTCTGATCATTTATTGTTTTGTAGTTCGTGATACCAAGACTACCTTAGCAGGTATAAGTTTTGATAAATACCTTTAAACCGGCTAAGCGTTATATGGAATACAGACAACTAGGGGCCTCCGGATTGAGGGTTCCCGTTTTGAGCTTTGGAACAGGTACTTTCGGTGGCACAGGCAACTTTTTTAAAGCCTGGGGTAATACACAGGTGGATGAAGCAACCAGGATGGTTAATTTGTGCCTGGACGCCGGATTGACACTCTTTGATACTGCCAATGTATACTCTCAGGGGCTCAGCGAAGAAATTCTGGGCAAAGCTATCACAGGTTTAAGAGATAAGGTATTGCTTTCGACAAAAGCAACTTTCAAAATGGGAGCGGGGCCGAATGATTTCGGTTCTTCCCGCTTTCATATTACCAAGGCCTGTGAAGACAGTTTGAAAAGGCTCAACACTGATTATGTGGATATTTATCACATGCATGGGTTTGATGGTATCACACCGGTTGAAGAAACACTGAGTGCTCTCAACGATCTGGTGCAAAGCGGAAAGGTGAGGTATATAGCCTGTTCCAACTTCTCTGGCTGGCATCTGATGAAATCATTGTCGGTATCGGAGCGCTATGGCTGGTCAAGATATGTGGCCCATCAGGCACATTACTCACTTCTGAGTAGGGAATTTGAGTGGGAACTGATGCCCCTTGCACTGGACCAGAAAGTTGGCACCATTGTATGGAGTCCGTTATCCGCCGGCAGGCTGGGAGGGAAGTACAGGCGTGGAGAGCCGCTTCCTGCGGAGGGGCGTATTGCACAGGGAGGCGGCGAAGGGCCTGCTATCCCGGAAGATTTCTTTTATCATATTATTGATACACTGGATGAAATTGCCGTTGAGACCGAAAAAACGGTAGCACAGGTTGCCCTCAATTGGGTTATACAGCGCCCTACAGTAAGTAACGTGGTGATTGGTGCGAGAAACGAAGAGCAGCTTAGGCAAAATTTGGGTGCAGTTGGGTGGAAATTATCTGTAGATCAGATCAAAAGGCTTGATCAGGCGAGCGAAAAGGCGCCGGTATATCCTTATTGGCATCAAAGAAAAAATCCGGACTTAAATCCTTTGCCGGAATTTTACAGATAGTAGGGTGGTACGTGAAGCTAGGTTATCTTTTGAATGCAGGACAAACAGTATTTATTTTAGACTAAGGGTTTAATTCTTTCGCTATTATTGATAAAATTGTCAATCCTTTATAGGTCGATACTTAACTTTTCCGGAAATGCCTCGAAGAAGAAACGCCAGGTTAAAAAAGAAGATAATTACAGCTGTTAAATGGTTGAGTGCGATTTTGCCCGTTGTGACATTCGTTTATATACTTTATTACTATCACCAGTTTGATTTTCTTTTCAAACAGGACGGGAAAGTGGTTAAAACGGTTGTATTGAATGAAGCCGGTTCGGGAGGCCAGTCGCAGAACGTGGCTACAGAAGTTTTAAAACAAGTAAAAGTGGCCTCTAATGAGTGGCATAGTGTGGGTGGGATAGCTGTCCATGATGTTACCATTGAAAATAATAGCGATCAGGCGCTTACAGGTGTTGAGATAGAGTTTAAATACCTGTCGGAGACGCAATCAGTACTCACCACGAAGGTGATAACCATTAAGTCTGCACTGCCAGCTAAAAAGGTTACCAAAGTGCCCGAAGTGAGTGTGGGGTATATTAACCGGTCTGTAACAGGCTGTGACACACGGATAATAAGAGCGTTTTACTAATATATTTTCACAGGATTATTTGTTCGGCCTTTTACGAATGTCTGGTACGGTTTTTTAATAATCAGGACATTGTAGAATCTAACAGAGAAGGCTATGGCAAGTGTAATGGAATCCGCTTTATTTGTGCTGCCCTATTTTTTGCTTTTTATTTTTGCATTGGCGTTTGGTGCGGCTTTTTGGTTGTTGTACAGTTTATCCAAGTCAGACAGTTCTTCACGAAGTTCGGGTTACGCTTCCTATTTCCGGAAGCGGCATACACACAAGTTTGCGTAGGTTACCTAAATTCCTTTTTTACGTCTCATTCACAGAATTACTTATACTGGTATAAAAAACATCCCTGAGGCAATGCCACGGGGATGTTCGATTTTACTCAACGTTATGAGAACCATTTTACTGGTTTTCAGATACAAAGATAATTAATTCTTTAATAGAAACTATGGGTTCAGGCCATTTAAATTGGCTGGATTCCTGGAGTTTAAGAAAGCAGAGCCCCCCTTTTTTGGACAAGATTAGTAAACGGAGGATTGTCACTCGTTTATTTTTCATCCATTATGATCATCGTTCTCCCTGCAAGGCGTAAACAGAAAGTTTATGGGAGGAATGAAAATAATTCTTCGCTTAATCAATGAAGTAACACTGTCCAGGCGTAATAACACTTTTTAAGAGGGGCGCATCAGAAATATAGATTAAATTTGTAGAATTAGTTTTCTAAATTTATTTAGGCGGTTATACTATTTTGACCCAATGCTTATTCTAGGGCCCCTATTTTATCAGCAGGGTCTTTCGATCTGATTATTAGGCAGAAAGAAGTTTTTTTCTAGAATTTATTCGATTATCTTTGTCCAAATTCACTATGCTCCTGTATCTTACATTTGATTCCTGATTCATGAGAACCAAAGCTGATATTATTCAGAAGTATGCCCTATTCGGTTCCCCTCTCAGAGGTACAGAGAAGGTGGAAAATGCTTTGAAGCAGCTCCTGGATGAAATGCAGACCCCTGAAAATATTCATAAACTGGGTGAGGCTATCGGGTTGGAATGGAATTCCTCTGAGGATAATGTAGCCGCACTCAGGAAAACTTTCAACAGGGCGGACAGGTTTGAAGGTTCCCGGTTAAAAAAGGAGAATATCAAGCCCAGAAAGTCCTCCAAAGTTAAGGTTAAGGCTTCTCCTGCTCCCGAAGGTAACACAGTGGACTAAGCATGCCTTAGTACTTGTACCAATCTCCCCACCATTGTCTCAGTTTTTTCCTTAATTCTTCCTCCTTGGCATTCAGGCCGGGTTCATAAAATTTGGTGCCCTTTATTTCATCAGGTAAGAAGTCCTGGACAGTAAAATTATGAGGGAAGTCATGCGAATATTTGTAGTCCTTTCCGTAGCCTATTTGTTTCATCAGCTTGGTAGGAGCGTTTCTCAAATGCAACGGGACCGGTAAATGGGCCGTATTTTTGGCAACCGCCAGTGCATCGTCAATGGCAACGTAACTGGCATTGCTTTTGGGCGAAGTGGCCAGGTAAATTGCTACCTGGGAAAGAATAATCCGGCATTCAGGATATCCTATAACATTCACGGCCTGCATGCAGGCGTTAGCCATGATAACAGCCGTGGGGTTAGCATTCCCGATGTCTTCAGATGCCATGATCAGCATGCGGCGGGCTATAAAAGCAGGATCTTCGCCTGCCACTATCATACGAGCCATCCAGTAAACAGCGCCGTTGGGGTCACTGCCGCGCAGCGATTTGATGAATGCCGAAATGATGTCATAATGCTGTTCCCCTGACTTGTCGTACCGGGCTATATTCTGTTGTGCCACCTCCGTTACGTATTCGTCGGTAATGACAATTTCAGGAACTTCACCTTTGCCCAGAACCACCAGCTCCAGAAGATTCAGGAGTTTTCTGCCGTCGCCTCCCGAAATGCGGAACAGGGCGTCGTATGACTCAAAACTAATATGCTTAGATTTCAGCCATTCATCCTTCTCAAGAGCTCTTTGGATGAGTGCAGTCAGTTCATCTTGCCCGAAAGCTTCCAGGATATATACCTGGCATCGCGACAATAGTGCCGAATTGATTTCAAAGGAAGGGTTTTCGGTGGTTGCACCGATTAGCGTAATTTTTCCTTTTTCAACGGCTCCCAAAAGTGCATCCTGCTGTCCTTTGTTATAGCGGTGGATTTCGTCAATGAAGAGGATAGGTGGGAAAAGGCCTGAGGGCCGGGATAGAATCTCTCTGAGCTCTTTGACTCCGGAACTGATAGCGCTCAGGTTGTAAAATTGCCTTTTGGTAACCTCTGCAATCAGTAAGGCCAGTGTTGTTTTCCCAACTCCCGGCGGGCCCCATAATATAATAGAGGGTACTGTGTTCTGCAATATGGCTCTTCTCAGAGGTCCGTTGGGACCCAGCAGTTTTTCCTGGCCAACATAATCATCCAGGGTGCGGGGTCTGAGGCGTTCGGCGAGCGGTGTGGTTAATGATACCATTCAAAAGATTGAGATGAAAAATCCTTCTACAAATTTTAACAAAAAAAGCGTGGCTAAGTTCTCGCCACGCTTTTTTTGTTAAAATTGAAAGGTTTTGTTCAGAAGGTCAGCCGTTCCAGTGTCATCTGTTTTTTCAGGTTCCCCAGTGCACCAAAAACAAGATTGTAAACCGACTGAATATTGATTTTCATAAGGTCAGCGATCTCATGATTATTCAGGTTCATATAAAACTTAAGAAAAATTGCTTCCCGCTGGCGCCTTGGAAGGCTGTTTATAGCCACATTGAGGTGCTGATTGGTGGAGTCAAACTCTTCCTCGGAAATCAGATGATTTTCGTGTGAAGGGGTGTTGATATGCCAGTACTCCACGGGAATATCCTCGTTGCTGGTATGCTTTTGCTGTGCGTTCAGATGGCGTACGAGTTTTCTCTTGATGGATGCCATAAGATAAAACCGGACAGAAGTGGTATCACCCAGTGTTGTCCGGTTTTTCCATAATTCAACGAATAAATCGTGAATACAATCTTTAATGAGTGGCTTGTCAATGGTGAACTGCGAACAATACTGGTAAAGAATGTGGACGTAAGAGCGGTACAGGCAGGCGTAGGCATTTTCATCGCCTTTTCTAAACTGATCCCAAAAGCTGAGTTCTTCTTCTTGTTTGTAGCGTAAGTGAGCCATTTTAAGGTTAGGAATTTAACTGGGGTTAGGAATGGTTAATAATAAAGGTCATTATTACACTTGTAAATATATTTATAAAAAAACAGATAAAAAAAATATTTTCAGGATAAAATTACATTTCTGAAAGTTTATGTTACAATTTCGAAGATTTATGTATATAGTTCCTGTGAAACAGGCACAAATTGAAACTTTTCGCCGTCAAATAGCCCTTTATCGCTTAATTTGAGGGAGGGAATGACCAGTAAGGCCATAAATGATAAAGACATATATGGTGACTTGAGTGTGGATTTTAAAGCGTCTTTGACAAAACGGTCCATCGCTGTGTACATGTCTGCCACCTGGTACCCGTCCGTATCGGTCATAAGTCCGGCAATAGGCAACGGCAGTACGTGAGCCAGTGAATCGTTAACGGCAGATATCCCTCCCTTGCACTCAATAATCAGATTAACGGCCTTGGCAATGCTGGCGTCATCGGAGCCGATTGAGATGATATTGTGGGAATCGTGACCCACTGAGGAAGCGATGGCACCCGCTTTCAGACCGAAATTTTTAATAAAAGCAACAGCTGGCTTCTCATGACGGTACCTGTTCACGACGGTTATTTTTAGTATATCTTTTTCGGGGGCCGTTTGCCACAGGCCATTTTCCTGGGATAGCGTAGCAAGTACTGCATTTGTTATGAGTTGGCCCTCAATGGTTTCAATGACCCTTACCTGGGAAGATCCTTTTTCTGCGGGGCATTCAAAATCTGCCGCAGTCTTTGGCAGGCAGTCAAACTGATTCACGTGCAGGCTTCTTAAATCGGGCAGAAGGGAAGCGCCGTTTGCTGCCACAAGTGCACCGTTTAACCAAGTCTGTAAAATGTTGAAATCGGTGAGATTGTCAATGGTAATAAAATCGGCTGGGTCGTTTACGCGTAAAAGCCCAACGGGTAGCCGGTAATGCAGAACGGGGTTGAGACATGCCGCATGTAAAACATTCCAAAGATCATAACCAAGGGCCAAAGCTCTTTTCACCAGCAAATTAATATGACCTTCTACGAGATTATCCGGATGTTTGTCGTCCGAACAGAACATGATCTGTTCGGGAAATTCTGCGAGTAAAGGTATGAGCGCGTCGAAATTCCGGGCTGCACTTCCTTCACGGATCAGGATTTTGACGCCGTAACTAA
This portion of the Dyadobacter sp. CECT 9275 genome encodes:
- a CDS encoding RNA polymerase sigma factor yields the protein MAHLRYKQEEELSFWDQFRKGDENAYACLYRSYVHILYQYCSQFTIDKPLIKDCIHDLFVELWKNRTTLGDTTSVRFYLMASIKRKLVRHLNAQQKHTSNEDIPVEYWHINTPSHENHLISEEEFDSTNQHLNVAINSLPRRQREAIFLKFYMNLNNHEIADLMKINIQSVYNLVFGALGNLKKQMTLERLTF
- a CDS encoding replication-associated recombination protein A: MVSLTTPLAERLRPRTLDDYVGQEKLLGPNGPLRRAILQNTVPSIILWGPPGVGKTTLALLIAEVTKRQFYNLSAISSGVKELREILSRPSGLFPPILFIDEIHRYNKGQQDALLGAVEKGKITLIGATTENPSFEINSALLSRCQVYILEAFGQDELTALIQRALEKDEWLKSKHISFESYDALFRISGGDGRKLLNLLELVVLGKGEVPEIVITDEYVTEVAQQNIARYDKSGEQHYDIISAFIKSLRGSDPNGAVYWMARMIVAGEDPAFIARRMLIMASEDIGNANPTAVIMANACMQAVNVIGYPECRIILSQVAIYLATSPKSNASYVAIDDALAVAKNTAHLPVPLHLRNAPTKLMKQIGYGKDYKYSHDFPHNFTVQDFLPDEIKGTKFYEPGLNAKEEELRKKLRQWWGDWYKY
- a CDS encoding pyridoxamine 5'-phosphate oxidase family protein, which produces MTSIPPYLIPSRSAKRAHYDPAVLHSILDEALVCTISYSVDNMPFMIPTAFVRHENKIYIHGSVGSHFLREIEKGIPVCISVTLIDDLVVAKSAFSHSVNYRSVIIFSKAEKIEDFDLKTAAFEWLTDKMVPGSWEYLRPMKQNEVNKTMALAFCIDEASAKIRTGMPKDEPEDLELPIWSGLIPVSAKKQAPVPDESSAGIPLPKHLRY
- the ade gene encoding adenine deaminase encodes the protein MIANLVNLFDKTIQKAEIFIDNGFISSLNILGPENPAFPYVLPGFVDAHVHIESSMLTPVQFARLAVVHGTVATVSDPHEIANVLGVDGVHYMIEDGKRVPFKFCFGAPSCVPATVFETAGAVIDPEDIRQLLEKPEIGYLAEVMNFPAVLNNDPEMIAKINWAKHYQKPIDGHAPGLRGTQAKTYAEAGMTTDHECFTYAEAREKISYGVKILIREGSAARNFDALIPLLAEFPEQIMFCSDDKHPDNLVEGHINLLVKRALALGYDLWNVLHAACLNPVLHYRLPVGLLRVNDPADFITIDNLTDFNILQTWLNGALVAANGASLLPDLRSLHVNQFDCLPKTAADFECPAEKGSSQVRVIETIEGQLITNAVLATLSQENGLWQTAPEKDILKITVVNRYRHEKPAVAFIKNFGLKAGAIASSVGHDSHNIISIGSDDASIAKAVNLIIECKGGISAVNDSLAHVLPLPIAGLMTDTDGYQVADMYTAMDRFVKDALKSTLKSPYMSLSFMALLVIPSLKLSDKGLFDGEKFQFVPVSQELYT
- a CDS encoding aldo/keto reductase is translated as MEYRQLGASGLRVPVLSFGTGTFGGTGNFFKAWGNTQVDEATRMVNLCLDAGLTLFDTANVYSQGLSEEILGKAITGLRDKVLLSTKATFKMGAGPNDFGSSRFHITKACEDSLKRLNTDYVDIYHMHGFDGITPVEETLSALNDLVQSGKVRYIACSNFSGWHLMKSLSVSERYGWSRYVAHQAHYSLLSREFEWELMPLALDQKVGTIVWSPLSAGRLGGKYRRGEPLPAEGRIAQGGGEGPAIPEDFFYHIIDTLDEIAVETEKTVAQVALNWVIQRPTVSNVVIGARNEEQLRQNLGAVGWKLSVDQIKRLDQASEKAPVYPYWHQRKNPDLNPLPEFYR